From Psychrobacillus sp. FSL K6-2836, a single genomic window includes:
- a CDS encoding M20 metallopeptidase family protein yields the protein MTNIVEASKKYEEQLIKDRRYLHQNPEIGFELPNTQKYIQQRLDEIGIEHRTCGVIPTEIKEKYAKAGFGQQDNFTGVVATIGHGEPCILLRADMDALPIQEEVESEYKSKNPGLMHACGHDSHVAMLLGAAQILKDNEAELKGTVKLMFQPGEEWGYGSKLMIDDGLLENPKVDAAFGIHIMPDQQAGTLSVHKGILTQAMDTYIVDIQGSGGHSSQPHKTIDANMILNQLYTSLNLLFTREAPPNSSVTFSVGAMSGGTVTNVIPDKAVLSGNMRSYDQEARDHLCKRIPEMIDHVVKAWRGEYKIIEFHTPTTFNDPGFVEEIMLSLEEVIGIDNIVDDGVMSGSEDFSYISQAVPSAFVVLGTGKVGEAPVHNPRMQQKEEIFKYGAALHANVAMDWLKQQRR from the coding sequence ATGACTAATATTGTAGAAGCTTCAAAAAAGTATGAAGAACAGCTTATTAAAGACCGTCGATATTTACACCAAAATCCAGAGATTGGTTTCGAACTTCCAAATACGCAAAAATATATTCAACAACGCCTTGATGAAATAGGGATTGAACATAGAACGTGTGGGGTTATACCAACAGAAATTAAAGAAAAGTATGCAAAAGCAGGATTTGGCCAACAAGATAATTTTACAGGAGTTGTAGCTACCATTGGACATGGGGAGCCCTGTATTCTACTTCGTGCTGATATGGATGCATTACCGATTCAAGAGGAGGTTGAATCAGAATATAAATCGAAAAATCCTGGATTAATGCATGCTTGTGGTCATGATTCACATGTTGCCATGCTTTTGGGTGCTGCTCAAATATTGAAGGATAATGAGGCCGAACTAAAAGGAACTGTCAAGTTAATGTTCCAGCCTGGGGAAGAATGGGGCTACGGTTCAAAATTAATGATTGATGATGGGTTACTAGAAAACCCTAAAGTGGATGCTGCTTTTGGTATTCATATTATGCCCGACCAACAAGCTGGAACTTTATCAGTCCATAAAGGTATTTTAACACAAGCAATGGATACGTATATTGTTGATATTCAAGGAAGTGGTGGTCATAGCTCACAACCTCATAAAACAATTGATGCCAACATGATTCTAAATCAGCTTTACACAAGTTTGAATCTATTATTTACCCGTGAAGCTCCACCAAATTCAAGTGTAACATTTTCTGTAGGTGCAATGAGCGGGGGTACTGTTACCAATGTAATTCCTGATAAAGCAGTTCTGTCAGGAAATATGCGTAGCTATGACCAAGAGGCACGAGACCATTTATGTAAACGGATTCCTGAAATGATTGACCATGTCGTAAAAGCATGGCGTGGAGAGTACAAAATAATTGAATTTCACACACCAACGACATTTAACGATCCTGGATTCGTTGAAGAAATTATGCTATCTCTAGAAGAAGTCATTGGAATAGATAATATTGTAGATGATGGAGTAATGAGTGGTTCAGAAGATTTTTCTTATATCTCTCAAGCAGTACCGTCTGCATTTGTTGTTTTAGGTACAGGAAAAGTGGGAGAGGCACCAGTTCACAATCCTCGTATGCAACAAAAGGAGGAAATCTTTAAGTATGGCGCTGCCTTACATGCTAACGTTGCAATGGATTGGTTGAAACAACAGCGGAGATAA
- a CDS encoding cytochrome B5 yields the protein MHIHKYEKWWLTFGISSLVLFLVIVGFSAFHYGSHPPTGKVYIDPERVDEIAPFNNPGVHKVEGKEWDYEVVLVASAFYYNPPEIEVPLGSTVKFISTTKDVVHGFQVAGTNINMILEPGYVSEYVTTVDKSGEFLILCNEYCGIGHSSMTSKLKVVE from the coding sequence ATGCATATTCATAAGTATGAAAAGTGGTGGCTAACTTTTGGGATTAGCTCATTGGTATTATTTTTAGTTATCGTTGGTTTTAGTGCATTTCATTATGGTTCACACCCCCCAACTGGAAAAGTTTACATCGATCCTGAGCGAGTTGATGAGATAGCACCTTTTAATAATCCAGGGGTTCATAAAGTAGAAGGTAAAGAATGGGACTATGAAGTAGTACTAGTAGCCTCTGCATTCTACTATAATCCCCCTGAAATTGAAGTACCATTAGGTTCCACCGTAAAGTTCATATCAACAACTAAAGATGTTGTTCATGGATTTCAAGTCGCAGGAACAAATATTAATATGATACTAGAACCGGGTTATGTTTCGGAATATGTAACAACAGTAGACAAATCTGGTGAGTTTTTAATCTTATGTAATGAATATTGTGGCATCGGACATTCTTCTATGACGTCCAAGTTAAAGGTGGTGGAGTAA
- a CDS encoding cytochrome c oxidase subunit 2A, producing the protein MSKKKEKDTDLKGTLYSVGFVGLFILVSWFMAFYLFIDRF; encoded by the coding sequence ATGTCGAAAAAGAAAGAAAAAGATACAGATTTAAAAGGCACTCTTTATTCTGTTGGTTTTGTTGGCTTATTTATTTTAGTTTCTTGGTTCATGGCATTTTACTTATTCATAGACAGATTTTAA
- a CDS encoding chemotaxis protein CheX, giving the protein MSASKHIQTILNGTIQSLKSVIPIAMDIKSPSLMVQPFEQKEMGVLIGIIGDIKGRIIIDSTAESFSAIGATMFGMPLEGEMLESFTGELGNMIAGNICTSVAANGVEIDITPPTVIVGTTRLYGFQHAFKLPVVIENIGEMTIILTIDE; this is encoded by the coding sequence ATGAGCGCTTCAAAACATATTCAAACAATTTTAAACGGAACAATCCAATCTTTAAAATCAGTCATACCAATAGCAATGGATATAAAATCCCCTTCCTTGATGGTTCAGCCATTCGAACAAAAAGAAATGGGTGTACTAATTGGAATAATCGGTGATATTAAAGGACGAATTATTATTGACTCCACAGCTGAATCCTTTTCTGCAATTGGAGCAACCATGTTCGGTATGCCATTAGAAGGTGAGATGCTCGAATCATTTACAGGCGAGCTTGGGAATATGATCGCAGGGAATATATGTACTTCCGTGGCTGCTAATGGTGTTGAAATTGATATTACTCCGCCTACTGTTATTGTCGGCACTACTAGGTTATATGGATTTCAACATGCTTTTAAACTTCCTGTAGTCATTGAAAATATTGGTGAAATGACAATTATCTTAACTATAGATGAATAA
- a CDS encoding b(o/a)3-type cytochrome-c oxidase subunit 1, protein MTTIKEKAKDFTKVDRRDGKLALAHIYVAFIALFIGGLCGLLQVLVRSGKFTLPWGIGYYQILTVHGVLLGLILTTYFILGFQIAAMSRTSGTFTDKQRLFGWIGFWVMTTGTVAAATMVLLNEASVLYTFYAPLQAHWIFYVGMALVVVGSWIVGIAQIMKYNEWRKEHPGESSPLLSFMVIVNMAMWIICSLGVAVEVVFQLIPWSLGWVDKVDVLLSRTLFWYFGHPLVYFWLLPAYMVWYVVIPKIIGGKIFSDALARLSFMLFLLFSIPVGFHHQLTEPGIESFWKFLQVILTMMVVIPSLLTAFSMFATFELRGRQLGGKGLFGWVKKLPWQDARFTVPFIGMAAFIPAGAGGIINASHQMNQLIHNTIWVTGHFHLTVATTVVLTFFGASYWLLPHLTGRVLTKQMNKLAIIQAIVWTVGMSIMSGAMHIVGLMGAPRRSDFSTYGGAEQATEWIPYQIAQAVGGTILFVGIILILYIVVNLLFFAPKGETEFPVGEVSENAEKTPMWLENWKIWLTICIALILFAYTVPVIDMIQNAPPGSKGYKFW, encoded by the coding sequence ATGACAACGATTAAAGAAAAAGCAAAAGATTTCACAAAAGTCGACCGTCGTGATGGAAAACTAGCCCTTGCTCATATATATGTAGCATTTATCGCTTTATTCATCGGAGGTCTTTGTGGATTATTACAAGTTCTAGTCCGCTCTGGTAAATTTACACTCCCTTGGGGAATCGGATATTATCAAATTTTAACTGTTCATGGTGTGTTATTAGGTCTTATTTTAACAACTTATTTTATACTAGGTTTCCAAATTGCTGCTATGAGCAGAACTTCTGGAACTTTTACAGACAAACAACGTTTATTCGGTTGGATCGGTTTCTGGGTAATGACTACTGGTACAGTTGCAGCAGCAACGATGGTTTTACTAAATGAAGCTTCTGTTTTATATACATTTTATGCTCCTCTTCAAGCACATTGGATTTTTTATGTGGGAATGGCTCTGGTAGTTGTAGGATCATGGATTGTTGGTATTGCACAAATTATGAAGTATAACGAATGGCGTAAAGAACATCCGGGTGAATCTAGTCCCCTCCTATCCTTTATGGTAATTGTGAATATGGCAATGTGGATTATTTGTTCTTTAGGGGTAGCTGTGGAAGTTGTATTCCAACTAATTCCATGGTCATTAGGCTGGGTTGATAAAGTGGACGTTTTACTTTCTCGTACTTTGTTCTGGTATTTTGGTCATCCATTAGTTTACTTCTGGTTGTTACCTGCGTATATGGTCTGGTATGTTGTGATTCCAAAAATTATTGGAGGGAAAATTTTCTCTGATGCCTTAGCAAGACTTTCATTCATGTTATTTTTACTGTTCTCTATCCCAGTCGGATTTCATCACCAGTTAACAGAACCGGGGATTGAATCATTTTGGAAGTTCTTACAAGTAATATTAACAATGATGGTTGTTATTCCTTCTTTGTTAACCGCATTCTCTATGTTTGCTACATTTGAATTACGTGGTAGACAGCTTGGTGGTAAAGGGTTGTTTGGATGGGTGAAAAAACTACCTTGGCAGGATGCTAGATTTACAGTTCCATTTATCGGAATGGCCGCATTTATACCTGCTGGTGCTGGCGGTATTATTAACGCATCTCATCAGATGAATCAGTTAATTCACAATACGATTTGGGTTACTGGGCATTTCCATTTAACAGTAGCAACAACTGTGGTTTTAACATTCTTTGGTGCTTCTTACTGGTTATTACCTCACCTAACTGGTAGAGTTTTAACTAAACAAATGAATAAGTTAGCTATTATTCAAGCGATAGTTTGGACGGTTGGTATGTCGATTATGTCAGGTGCAATGCATATTGTTGGATTAATGGGAGCACCTCGTCGCTCGGATTTTTCTACCTATGGTGGTGCAGAACAAGCAACGGAATGGATTCCTTACCAAATAGCACAGGCAGTCGGTGGAACAATTCTCTTTGTCGGTATTATTTTAATACTTTATATTGTAGTAAATCTGTTATTTTTTGCTCCTAAAGGTGAAACAGAGTTTCCTGTTGGAGAAGTTTCGGAGAATGCAGAAAAAACTCCAATGTGGTTGGAAAATTGGAAGATTTGGCTAACAATTTGTATTGCATTGATCTTGTTTGCTTATACTGTTCCAGTTATAGATATGATTCAAAATGCTCCTCCAGGATCAAAAGGATATAAATTCTGGTAA